One region of Ictalurus furcatus strain D&B chromosome 17, Billie_1.0, whole genome shotgun sequence genomic DNA includes:
- the LOC128621063 gene encoding protocadherin Fat 4: protein MAKDADEGKNGQLNFSLYGQHAHLFMISSDRGTVFTMEALKRTRDITVNVHVQDRGANPKMDTTTLTVRFQNASDFPNIVVHVNQHLLSEDTLPGTMVAVATADTRRFGPISFYLASGNIGEVFELHEKTGKMKVKGSLDFESNKDFHLLVEARDSGVPPFSTYAEIYLNVSDVNDNPPVFMKEEYRCEVFENLPVGWVCDVTATDADSHAYGQVQYTILSGNIDGAFTIDKTNGVLRTKRSLDRENIPQYKLIIKAVDKDDSRYTSTAVVNIVVLDTNDHAPRFSEIFFIEVSEDALIGFPVIHVTAMDEDIGVNAIISYSIEDQTEQIPFSIDRSSGTIIVVGPLDREHQDHYIVRVNANDSAWSISTDVTIVITDINDNIPYFHQSRYFVTIPETRDQDIFLLKVTAVDRDLGENAQIMYFIEPPSEKFFVNISTGEVSTKQLIILSEHESQSFNFTVVAVDCGNVPLSSSVMVTVIFVQYNYFPPSFLPLMPNLSVPFTLPMGTEVLQLTAIDPDFPKKDNSVEYIISGGNASNYFEVEHFTGKVRLNRKFRQSFSTFLNLVVTATDRGYPPLSSQIDIKLEVTQENLFTPQFSENHIAFSVPENLPLGSVIGKIQAQDQDAGLSGLVSYSIEGGNKDGLFYVEHLSGLIKLAKPLDFEKVEIHHILIIGKDGAWFSKTGRINVTINVTDINDNPPVFTFTEYMTSVAENSLIGSSVIQVIATDKDSGSNAHVTYSLISGHTVYFSLDSINGTITTLEMFDFEQHQSFELTVKASNLDNQNLYDIAHVTIQVIDVNEYIPSFQRHLYNFSVPETVPLQTEIGSVVAIDYDLGFNGEIHYLLFGQSKKAGFVVHERSGKIYTSKDMRNQGQNHAALHIIAKNRGSITGFNVDEALVHIHIIDENDPPEFGSALYTVMVREDTSVGTSIAKVTASDQDVVLKWGRFSYGIESGNVNNSFSIDPVNGILTVNNELDRELWPFYNLTVIAIDEGLPPVTGSTSVVITIIDINDNAPRLTSTDGFVRENQPHGTLVATLTASDADLPPNQGPFTYWLIRPALRNSFTLTSDGVLFTSRPLDREVSPFFDIHVVIQDAGSPPLSSTIMFHVKVLDENDNPPVQRTINIFVKYYGTFFHGGLIGNVRPDDLDELDVFNCTIINGQMKMFSFPFGMCDLWSSPFQGEATHNITVEASDHFHPPVNNSIYVNYKGFTNLSLDNCVLFYVFFSNLENFLSLNYLKFAKALDSLFNLQASKSHVFGMRIQGNETVLLAVMKSYNGLYLSGIVASGISRMHKKLLEVQSNVTISQITSDPCSLKPCQNGATCNKNIHITQDIAVLESPRLIFVSPQYAEVFNCTCPAGFTGTRCEYDIDECLEKPCENGGSCFNNPGGFLCHCSEGFSGLRCSIADNECQRVVCSNGGTCWNIQGGFFCDCRPGYEGRFCDYIIDHCASSPCLHGQCSNFLTGYACHCSFGVSGVNCEEHSYGFEELSYLEFPPLNPRYNFISLEFATVKQNSLLLYNPGELSTSEFLALEIVNGRLRLSFDLGSGFPQCHC from the exons ATGGCCAAGGATGCAGATGAAGGAAAGAATGGACAGCTGAATTTCTCTCTATATGGACAACATGCCCATCTCTTTATGATCAGTTCTGACAGAGGAACCGTGTTCACCATGGAGGCCCTCAAAAGAACAAGAGACATTACAGTCAATGTTCATGTACAGGATAGAGGCGCCAATCCTAAAATGGACACCACCACCTTGACTGTGCGATTTCAAAATGCTTCAGATTTTCCCAATATTGTAGTGCATGTCAATCAGCATTTGCTCTCTGAGGACACACTTCCTGGAACCATGGTGGCAGTAGCTACAGCAGACACACGTAGATTTGGACCTATATCTTTTTACTTGGCAAGTGGAAACATTGGAGAAGTATTTGAGCTGCATGAGAAGACTGGAAAGATGAAGGTTAAAGGATCTTTGGATTTTGAAAGCAACAAAGATTTCCATCTTTTAGTTGAGGCTAGAGACTCAGGAGTCCCGCCATTTTCCACTTATGCTGAAATTTATTTGAATGTCAGTGATGTGAATGATAACCCACCTGTCTTCATGAAGGAAGAGTATAGGTGCGAGGTGTTTGAGAACTTACCCGTGGGTTGGGTATGTGATGTGACAGCTACTGATGCTGACTCTCATGCATATGGACAAGTACAATATACCATTTTGTCTGGTAACATAGATGGTGCATTTACAATAGATAAAACTAATGGCGTTCTTAGAACAAAAAGGAGTTTAGACAGAGAGAACATACCACAGTACAAACTCATTATTAAAGCTGTAGATAAAGATGACAGTAGGTACACTTCTACTGCAGTAGTAAATATAGTTGTTCTGGACACAAATGACCATGCACCTCGTTTCTCTGAGATCTTCTTTATAGAGGTTTCTGAGGATGCATTAATTGGCTTTCCGGTGATTCATGTAACAGCCATGGATGAAGATATTGGTGTTAATGCTATCATTTCTTATTCTATTGAAGACCAAACAGAGCAAATACCTTTCAGTATTGATAGAAGTAGTGGAACAATAATTGTGGTGGGGCCTTTGGATAGAGAACACCAAGACCATTATATTGTGAGAGTTAATGCCAACGATTCAGCTTGGAGTATCAGTACAGATGTCACCATAGTCATCACAGATATAAATGACAATATTCCATATTTTCATCAGTCCAGGTACTTTGTAACCATCCCTGAGACTAGAGACCAGGACATTTTCCTATTAAAAGTCACTGCTGTGGACAGGGACCTTGGAGAAAATGCCCAAATTATGTACTTTATAGAACCACCAAGTGAGAAGTTCTTTGTTAACATATCCACTGGAGAGGTTTCTACAAAACAATTGATTATCCTCAGTGAACATGAATCTCAAAGCTTTAATTTTACTGTTGTAGCTGTAGATTGTGGCAATGTACCTTTGAGCAGCTCAGTCATGGTAACAGTAATTTTTGTTCAGTATAATTATTTTCCACCCTCTTTTTTGCCCCTTATGCCAAATTTGTCAGTTCCTTTTACCTTGCCTATGGGAACAGAGGTTCTCCAGTTAACAGCCATAGATCCAGACTTTCCAAAAAAGGACAATAGTGTTGAGTACATTATCAGTGGAGGAAATGCGTCAAATTATTTTGAGGTGGAACATTTTACTGGGAAAGTACGTCTGAATAGAAAATTCAGGCAAAGTTTCAGCACTTTCCTCAATCTTGTAGTTACAGCTACAGACAGAGGCTACCCTCCTCTTTCTTCCCAAATTGACATCAAGTTGGAAGTAACACAGGAAAATCTGTTCACTCCACAGTTTTCAGAAAATCACATTGCATTTTCTGTTCCTGAAAACCTCCCTTTGGGGTCGGTCATTGGGAAAATTCAGGCACAAGATCAAGATGCTGGGTTGAGTGGATTGGTGTCTTACTCAATTGAAGGCGGGAATAAGGATGGACTGTTTTATGTGGAGCACCTTTCAGGACTGATCAAGCTAGCTAAACCCCTTGACTTTGAGAAGGTAGAAATTCATCACATTCTTATCATTGGCAAAGATGGAGCCTGGTTCTCTAAGACTGGGAGAATCAATGTCACCATAAATGTAACAGACATTAATGATAATCCACCAGTCTTCACTTTTACTGAGTACATGACTTCTGTCGCAGAAAACAGTTTAATAGGATCTTCAGTGATTCAGGTCATCGCCACTGATAAAGATTCTGGAAGTAATGCACACGTAACATATTCACTAATATCAGGGCATACAGTTTACTTCTCTTTGGATTCCATAAATGGCACTATAACCACTCTGGAGATGTTTGACTTTGAGCAACACCAGAGTTTTGAACTTACTGTCAAGGCCTCTAACTTAGATAATCAAAATTTATATGATATAGCTCATGTTACCATTCAGGTGATAGATGTCAATGAATATATACCAAGTTTCCAGAGACATCTTTATAATTTCTCTGTACCTGAAACCGTTCCTTTGCAAACAGAGATTGGAAGCGTTGTGGCTATAGATTATGActtggggtttaatggtgagATTCATTACTTACTTTTTGGTCAAAGTAAAAAAGCTGGCTTTGTAGTTCATGAAAGGAGTGGAAAAATATACACCTCCAAAGACATGAGAAATCAAGGACAGAATCATGCTGCTCTTCACATAATCGCTAAAAACAGAGGGAGCATTACTGGCTTCAACGTTGATGAGGCCCTTGTTCACATACATATAATTGATGAAAACGATCCTCCAGAGTTTGGTTCTGCTCTCTACACTGTAATGGTACGTGAGGATACTTCAGTTGGGACCTCTATAGCTAAAGTAACTGCCTCAGATCAAGATGTGGTACTGAAATGGGGCAGGTTCTCCTATGGCATAGAGAGTGGAAATGTTAACAACTCCTTCAGTATTGATCCTGTCAATGGAATTCTTACCGTAAACAATGAGCTGGACAGAGAGTTGTGGCCTTTTTATAACCTCACAGTTATTGCTATTGATGAAGGCTTACCTCCTGTAACAGGCAGCACATCTGTAGTTATTACCATTATTGACATCAATGATAATGCCCCTAGACTTACATCTACAGATGGATTTGTTAGGGAAAATCAGCCACATGGCACATTAGTGGCTACGCTGACAGCCAGTGATGCTGATCTCCCTCCAAATCAAGGTCCTTTCACATACTGGTTGATAAGGCCTGCCTTGAgaaacagttttacactcacATCTGATGGAGTTCTCTTCACTTCAAGACCACTGGATCGTGAAGTCAGTCCTTTTTTTGATATACATGTGGTAATCCAGGATGCAGGCTCACCTCCTTTGTCATCAACCATCATGTTTCATGTTAAAGTTCTAGATGAAAATGACAATCCACCAGTACAAAGAACCATCAATATTTTTGTCAAATATTATGGAACGTTTTTCCATGGAGGACTGATTGGTAATGTGAGACCAGATGATTTGGATGAATTAGATGTATTTAATTGTACTATTATaaatggacagatgaagatgTTTAGTTTTCCTTTTGGGATGTGTGACTTGTGGTCCTCGCCATTTCAAGGAGAGGCGACGCACAATATCACTGTGGAAGCAAGCGACCACTTCCACCCACCAGTGAACAATAGCAtctatgttaattataaaggcTTTACCAATTTGTCATTGGACAATTGCGTCTTgttctatgtatttttttccaatCTTGAGAACTTTTTATCACTGAACTACCTTAAGTTTGCAAAAGCTCTGGATAGCCTCTTTAATCTACAAGCATCTAAGAGTCATGTATTTGGAATGAGGATACAAGGCAATGAAACAGTTCTTCTTGCAGTAATGAAAAGTTATAATGGACTGTATCTGAGTGGAATAGTGGCAAGTGGCATCTCACGCATGCATAAGAAATTACTTGAGGTACAGAGCAATGTGACTATATCTCAAATAACCAGTGATCCTTGCTCACTCAAGCCATGCCAAAATGGTGCCACCTGTAACAAAAATATCCACATCACTCAAGACATTGCTGTTTTAGAGAGTCCTCGTCTCATATTTGTGTCTCCCCAGTATGCAGAGGTTTTTAACTGTACATGCCCTGCTGGCTTTACGGGAACTAGGTGTGAGTACGATATAGATGAATGCTTGGAAAAACCTTGTGAAAATGGAGGAAGCTGCTTTAACAACCCTGGAGGATTTCTATGCCATTGCTCAGAGGGCTTCTCTGGACTGCGTTGTTCTATTGCTGATAATGAGTGCCAGAGAGTAGTGTGTTCAAATGGTGGGACATGCTGGAACATACAAGGAGGATTCTTCTGTGACTGCAGACCTGGATATGAAG GGCGATTTTGTGACTACATCATAGACCATTGTGCATCATCCCCTTGCCTCCATGGCCAATGCTCAAATTTTTTAACAGGGTATGCTTGTCACTGTTCATTTG GTGTCAGTGGAGTTAACTGTGAAGAGCACAGTTATGGCTTTGAGGAGTTGTCCTATTTGGAATTCCCCCCTTTAAATCCCAGATACAATTTTATCTCTCTGGAATTTGCAACTGTGAAACAGAACTCTTTGCTTTTGTACAATCCGGGAGAGCTCTCAACTTCAGAGTTTCTTGCACTCGAAATTGTGAATGGAAGGCTACGCCTCTCTTTTGATCTTGGGTCAGGT TTTCCACAATGTCACTGTTAG
- the LOC128621434 gene encoding olfactory receptor 2AT4-like: MSIYTETLYKNSTTNIPEFVLEGFTGIPAKYYGLVGTFFFFIYLMLASGNVFILVFVACEKSLQKPTYIIFCNLAISDLGFGTTTLPRIIAKYWMSEIISFNGCFTQMYFVHYFGTCTSFLMALMALDRFVAICNPLRYPVLITHTTIAILCSVLWIGTLLQLGVITAHILSVPYCGPNIIRHCYCDHISVRNLACADITAIKDTSFAIAMTVLWGPLIYIIFSYVAIIISVMKISNKDGRYKAFLTCTPQLFIICLYYLPRSFVYIAFNVGFRVESNLRNAVVMTYSLFPALINPLIYCFRTKEIKDTLMKKLKQRQVRVNRKSILT, translated from the coding sequence ATGTCTATCTATACTGaaacactgtacaaaaacaGCACGACCAATATTCCTGAATTTGTCCTTGAAGGATTCACAGGAATTCCTGCTAAGTATTATGGATTGGTAGgaacctttttcttcttcatttatcTGATGCTGGCATCTGGGAACGTTTTCATCCTTGTATTTGTGGCATGTGAAAAAAGTCTTCAGAAGCCAACGTATATCATCTTCTGTAATCTTGCAATATCAGATCTTGGATTTGGAACTACAACTCTGCCCAGAATCATTGCTAAGTACTGGATGTCAGAGATCATTTCATTCAATGGTTGTTTTACACAAATGTATTTTGTCCATTATTTTGGGACTTGCACCTCATTTCTTATGGCATTAATGGCCCTTGATCGATTTGTTGCCATATGTAACCCATTGAGATATCCAGTTCTGATTACACACACCACTATTGCAATTCTTTGTTCAGTGCTTTGGATAGGAACCCTCCTCCAGCTTGGTGTCATTACTGCACATATCCTTAGTGTGCCTTATTGTGGCCCAAATATTATACGTCACTGCTACTGTGACCATATTTCAGTAAGAAATCTAGCATGTGCAGACATAACAGCCATAAAAGACACTAGTTTTGCCATAGCTATGACTGTACTGTGGGGTCCTTTaatttatatcatattttctTATGTGGCCATCATTATTTCAGTCATGAAAATCTCAAATAAAGATGGACGCTATAAAGCCTTTTTAACATGTACTCCACAGCTATTTATTATCTGCCTGTACTATCTTCCCAGAAGTTTTGTATatattgcatttaatgttggaTTTCGTGTTGAATCAAATCTCCGCAATGCAGTGGTAATGACGTACAGTCTTTTCCCTGCCCTCATTAATCCACTCATCTACTGCTTTAGGACCAAAGAAATTAAGGacacattaatgaaaaaattaaAGCAAAGACAGGTGAGGGTAAATAGAAAAAGTATTTTAACCTAA
- the LOC128621064 gene encoding protocadherin Fat 4-like, with protein MITLGSAASGDSRDLDLDFVGCVDYLKLNGYILPFSGHNEIVEVKPSPSLFQNDCVSADDCILSPCFKESCLTQSCISSSDCISSSSENGWCVCLQNASSSPCRPCSSPTEYKEDCLPTQKHPPLWIIAIVFPITLILLILSLCFVMKRWGTLWHIKPRSQPTKQHGTDNMAFSPDDGDGSVQNICNENSKKPDLIVAGELRQRVESFSHSHLTGFGGSELEYYEIDSTYTTCCSNMKPLQIKTDNYDRLGLIERLGKDGIPQTQNSQVSPSICEETTKTESHTYPESSALRHGIPYTTRICGKVVDGCKNHQAHLLSKLTPEQTDPPSFLSVDEVKILSIPLGQAKVRESSSESDSHSSFTCSEYDCEKELRFLCAQDKCHEHTGQEDSSYWLFHHPSETSRFLQTDLRLGTSSIGRAYST; from the exons ATGATCACACTGGGGTCAGCAGCATCTGGTGATTCAAGAGATCTAGATTTAG ATTTTGTAGGGTGTGTGGACTACCTCAAACTGAATGGATACATCCTACCCTTCAGCGGGCACAATGAGATAGTAGAGGTGAAACCCAGTCCTTCACTCTTCCAGAATGACTGTGTGTCTGCAGACGACTGCATCCTCTCGCCTTGCTTTAAGGAATCCTGTCTGACTCAGTCTTGTATAAGTAGCAGTGACTGTATTTCATCTTCTTCAGAAAATGGCTGGTGTGTCTGTTTACAGAATGCCTCTTCTTCACCGTGCAGACCATGCTCATCTCCCACTGAGTACAAAGAAGATTGTCTCCCAACCCAGAAACATCCCCCCTTATGGATTATTGCTATTGTATTTCCTATAACTCTCATACTACTAATCTTAAGCCTCTGCTTTGTCATGAAGAGATGGGGTACTCTTTGGCACATCAAACCAAGAAGTCAACCAACAAAACAGCATGGCACAGATAATATGGCATTCAGTCCAGATGATGGCGATGGTAGTGTCCAAAACATTTGCAATGAGAACAGCAAGAAACCAGATTTGATAGTTGCAGGGGAATTGAGGCAGCGAGTTGAAAGCTTTAGCCATAGCCACTTAACAGGGTTTGGGGGAAGTGAGCTAGAGTACTATGAAATTGACAGTACATACACAACATGCTGCTCTAACATGAAGCCCCTGCAAATAAAGACAGATAATTATGATAGGTTAGGCCTGATTGAGCGTTTGGGAAAAGATGGTATTCCACAAACACAAAACTCTCAAGTTTCTCCATCCATTTGTGAAGAAACAACAAAGACGGAGTCTCACACCTATCCTGAATCCTCAGCTCTTAGACATGGTATACCGTATACTACAAGAATTTGTGGTAAAGTGGTTGATGGGTGCAAAAACCATCAGGCCCACCTCCTTTCCAAGCTTACCCCTGAACAAACAGATCCCCCTAGTTTCCTCTCGGTAGATGAGGTTAAAATACTAAGCATTCCTCTTGGCCAAgctaaagtgagagagagctcATCAGAAAGTGATAGCCACAGTTCCTTCACTTGCTCAGAATATGATTGTGAGAAAGAACTCCGCTTTTTGTGTGCACAGGACAAGTGCCATGAGCAT ACTGGTCAAGAGGACAGCTCATACTGGCTGTTCCATCACCCTTCAGAGACGTCCAGATTCCTTCAGACAGACCTGCGTCTAGGAACATCCAGCATTGGGAGAGCCTACTCAACTTAG